In Methylotenera sp. L2L1, the following proteins share a genomic window:
- the bluB gene encoding 5,6-dimethylbenzimidazole synthase — MQDFSYPEQDKEAIYRVIAERRDMRHFLPTPVAPEILTKILHAAHHAPSVGLMQPWRFIRITDINTRQQIHQLVDQERIHTAQAIGEHEDTTRMAEFLRLKVEGILECGELIVVTLCDKREEHIFGRRTLPEMDIASVSCAIQNMWLASRAEGLGMGWVSIFDPVALGALLNIPSGAKPVAILCLGHVSSFYKEPMLIETGWKQAKPLADMVMENQWKSTE; from the coding sequence ATGCAAGATTTTAGTTACCCAGAGCAAGATAAAGAGGCGATTTATCGCGTGATTGCAGAGCGCCGCGATATGCGCCACTTTCTGCCAACGCCGGTCGCCCCAGAAATACTCACCAAGATTTTACACGCAGCCCATCACGCCCCCAGCGTGGGCTTGATGCAGCCGTGGCGCTTTATTAGGATTACCGATATCAATACGCGCCAGCAAATTCATCAGCTGGTAGATCAAGAGCGCATCCATACGGCACAAGCCATAGGTGAGCATGAAGACACCACACGCATGGCTGAGTTTCTGCGTTTGAAAGTAGAAGGAATATTAGAGTGCGGCGAGCTTATCGTCGTGACTTTATGCGATAAACGGGAAGAACACATCTTTGGCCGCAGAACCTTGCCGGAGATGGACATTGCCTCCGTGAGCTGTGCGATACAGAACATGTGGCTGGCATCGCGCGCAGAAGGGCTAGGTATGGGCTGGGTGTCTATTTTTGACCCCGTGGCGCTAGGCGCATTGCTTAATATACCGAGCGGAGCCAAACCAGTAGCCATTTTATGCCTCGGCCACGTCAGCTCGTTTTACAAAGAACCGATGCTGATAGAAACCGGCTGGAAACAAGCCAAACCGTTGGCCGATATGGTGATGGAAAACCAGTGGAAAAGTACAGAATGA
- a CDS encoding DUF2149 domain-containing protein: protein MQKKRSLDSRLNGRFNHEDEDPRASLVNLVDVMLVFACGLLAALSAGQQSTLTRPQEVNKGREIDAPAKGEQSAGSGYDAIGQVYRDPKTGKLFLIESTAEADKGSKGKP, encoded by the coding sequence ATGCAGAAAAAGCGCAGCCTAGACAGTCGTTTAAATGGTCGTTTCAATCACGAAGACGAAGACCCGCGTGCCAGCCTAGTGAACTTGGTGGATGTGATGCTGGTATTTGCCTGTGGCTTATTAGCTGCACTCAGTGCCGGCCAGCAATCTACCCTCACCCGCCCGCAGGAAGTCAATAAGGGCAGGGAAATTGACGCCCCGGCCAAAGGTGAACAAAGCGCTGGCAGTGGCTATGATGCCATCGGTCAAGTGTATCGTGACCCGAAAACGGGCAAATTGTTTTTGATTGAATCCACAGCGGAAGCTGACAAAGGATCAAAAGGTAAGCCTTAA
- a CDS encoding MotA/TolQ/ExbB proton channel family protein → MSINLNSLHSAITWLLEPVIIVLIAAVVIAVLEAGLAIGERLFGLKQLRKAGEQAVLRIARKRLERADFLARIPPMLGLMATIIPLGPGLAALGQGNPSLLAQAVTTAFDATVLGLLAGIIGLVIGKCRRRWYEDVLVSLETQSTSSAQ, encoded by the coding sequence ATGTCTATTAACTTAAACTCCCTGCATAGCGCCATTACTTGGCTGTTAGAACCAGTGATTATCGTCTTAATCGCGGCAGTAGTCATTGCCGTATTAGAAGCCGGCTTAGCTATTGGTGAGCGTTTATTTGGGCTCAAGCAATTACGCAAGGCTGGCGAGCAAGCGGTGCTGAGGATAGCGCGCAAACGTCTGGAACGTGCAGACTTTTTAGCGCGCATACCGCCCATGCTTGGTCTAATGGCAACAATTATCCCGTTAGGGCCAGGGCTTGCCGCATTGGGCCAAGGCAACCCATCGTTACTTGCACAAGCGGTCACCACCGCATTTGATGCCACGGTACTAGGTTTGCTGGCTGGCATCATTGGTTTGGTGATAGGCAAATGTCGCCGCCGCTGGTATGAAGATGTACTAGTGTCCCTGGAAACACAATCAACATCATCAGCACAATAA
- a CDS encoding cobaltochelatase subunit CobN, whose protein sequence is MPLIKPRLISISILLLSLFTGTAHSATLLGIVTDRTAPAAAEAAKNALAARSGDHIILRSQSQLMAADSRTLKRWLQEADAVFAVAQYAESSAQLQRALDTLKSESAKMQPATFMAFNGDSALSLRSRFNKSEVSDFSEAKALTQTQEKTPDALVASAQKHAAAAKWLALSDVWQAGGQENLAAFMVYLLSAQSAKNSTPLPSAKPMPPIRLRVNGKELAANHVVFPSPAKHNLKTTLAVLDLSTSDPQVADAICAQAQQQGTNCVAVMAKWGDASKQAIEKLPSMLAPAKLSGLVVLQDFVVGAAEGRESVTTLIKKLDVPVFKAIRLTDRSATAWQLSEDGLPTNSIQYRVAMPEVQGSSQPMVVAATGTPSIDKLTGVELRLPELLPTEINSLVSRVTNWQALQRKANAEKRVAIIYYNHPPGRHNIGADNLDVPQSLFDILHSMQAAGYQTGELPATHEALLDLMQDKGVNLPENNEELSNMLPKVATMDNASYAQWFNTLPAVVKGEMVQGPLGRLHAEIVAAQAAGELAIAHNRLTKSMRELHHLVEGVDHPKRSEAIKLLAELNDGYEVCLSQHSPCAAMDALKTRIANLNIEGLRGWGQTPGKVMVVNKKMVFPGIQFGNIFIGPQPPRGWEVDEELLHANTTIPPPHQYLGFYHWLKDSFKADVLVHLGRHSTYEFLPGKAVGLSAEDYSRIIAGDLPGLYPYIVDGVGEGTQAKRRALAVMIDHLTPPLTATTLYDRLLTLRQVVESYESSSSDTMRIASAKEIRRLVETLELRAELESSMADVLKVRGINFEQADDDLLAHEVGHYLTKLQEKFMPHGLHVFGRPWSDASLQLMLDSMAPNKTDNISAQIRDNLIDSPKLEMQALLHGLEGGFIEPGKGNDPLRSPEALPTGRNFHALDGDVLPTPLGFQLGYNMADNVRNRDDITKSEGVILWASDAVRDEGVMVSFILSLMGITPEWNSRGIVQKMQLVQSPESDTKRYDVIVTTSGLFRDLYPNLMQWIDIGGRMALAASAKSILQTNPDLASALDSALKPLANSPRGNESMASNGVAMHWVKRTQALLAQGMPAEQAGREAAWRIFGDAPGAYGAGVNSLAERSGAWQSRNEVGRAYLQRMGHAYGVDAQGEPAHEAFDTSLHNIGTTYHGRASNLYGLMDNNDAFDYLGGLSLAIETITGNKPQARILNHADHKGFTDEPLETALLMELRGRYLNPSWIKPLMGHGYAGARTMNQAFMENLWGWQVTRPDIIKDWAWNEVKRVYIDDDLKLGLNQFLEQGHNAQVKASMVALMLVAAQKGFWKPDTASAQQLSQTLAKLVIKNGLPGSGHTAPNHPMWAWMSQHLNAEDKAGLARVLAKARGYDKPQSVSEALQSPTQTAQHDAPQVAPNKASKQMAAKQSPTSAAKAKPEKPINKAVRAYELTVETVKDNLIWILLLLPIFALGLWFGTRKPTT, encoded by the coding sequence ATGCCTTTAATCAAACCTAGATTAATCAGTATCAGCATTTTGCTATTGAGCCTCTTTACAGGCACGGCGCATAGTGCGACATTACTTGGCATTGTCACTGACAGAACCGCACCCGCCGCTGCTGAAGCAGCGAAAAACGCCCTTGCCGCACGCAGTGGCGACCACATTATCTTACGCTCACAATCGCAGCTGATGGCGGCAGACAGCCGTACATTAAAGCGCTGGTTACAAGAGGCAGATGCAGTATTTGCCGTAGCCCAGTATGCAGAATCATCTGCGCAGCTGCAGCGAGCACTTGATACGCTCAAGTCTGAGTCTGCAAAAATGCAGCCGGCTACGTTCATGGCATTTAATGGCGATAGCGCACTTTCACTCAGAAGCCGCTTTAACAAAAGTGAGGTCAGTGATTTTTCTGAAGCAAAAGCACTGACACAAACCCAGGAAAAAACGCCAGATGCGCTTGTAGCCTCTGCACAAAAACACGCAGCTGCGGCAAAGTGGCTGGCTCTCAGCGACGTTTGGCAAGCTGGCGGTCAGGAAAACTTGGCCGCATTTATGGTGTATTTATTAAGTGCCCAGTCTGCAAAAAACAGTACGCCATTACCTAGCGCCAAGCCCATGCCTCCGATTCGCCTGCGCGTTAATGGTAAAGAGTTAGCGGCGAATCATGTAGTATTTCCATCGCCCGCCAAGCACAACCTTAAAACGACATTAGCGGTGCTGGATTTAAGCACCAGCGACCCGCAGGTGGCAGACGCAATTTGCGCGCAAGCCCAACAACAAGGCACCAATTGCGTTGCGGTTATGGCTAAATGGGGTGATGCATCCAAGCAAGCCATAGAAAAACTACCATCCATGCTGGCTCCAGCCAAACTAAGCGGGTTAGTGGTATTGCAAGACTTTGTGGTGGGAGCGGCTGAAGGTCGAGAATCGGTCACCACACTCATCAAGAAATTAGACGTGCCGGTATTTAAGGCGATTCGACTCACCGACCGCAGTGCGACTGCCTGGCAGCTATCTGAAGATGGCCTGCCTACCAACTCCATACAATATCGTGTGGCGATGCCAGAGGTACAAGGCAGCAGCCAGCCTATGGTGGTGGCCGCAACGGGCACCCCAAGCATTGATAAACTGACCGGAGTAGAGCTGCGCTTGCCTGAGTTGCTACCCACGGAAATTAACTCACTGGTTAGCCGTGTGACAAACTGGCAGGCCCTGCAGCGCAAGGCTAATGCAGAAAAACGCGTCGCAATTATTTACTATAACCATCCACCCGGACGCCATAACATCGGTGCCGACAACTTGGATGTGCCACAGTCTTTATTTGATATTTTGCACAGCATGCAAGCGGCCGGCTACCAGACAGGCGAGCTACCGGCCACACACGAGGCGCTGTTAGATTTAATGCAGGATAAAGGCGTGAACCTGCCTGAAAACAACGAAGAGCTGAGCAACATGCTGCCCAAGGTGGCCACCATGGATAACGCGAGTTATGCACAGTGGTTCAATACCCTACCGGCCGTGGTAAAGGGTGAAATGGTGCAAGGCCCGCTAGGGCGCCTACATGCAGAGATTGTGGCAGCACAAGCCGCCGGCGAGCTAGCCATTGCCCATAACCGCCTCACTAAATCTATGCGCGAACTACATCACTTAGTGGAGGGCGTTGATCACCCAAAGCGTAGTGAAGCCATTAAGCTATTGGCAGAACTCAATGACGGCTATGAGGTTTGCTTGAGCCAACACAGCCCCTGCGCGGCAATGGATGCCTTGAAAACACGCATAGCCAATTTAAATATTGAGGGCTTGCGTGGCTGGGGACAAACGCCGGGCAAGGTCATGGTTGTTAACAAAAAAATGGTATTTCCCGGCATACAGTTTGGCAATATTTTCATTGGGCCACAGCCACCGCGTGGCTGGGAAGTAGACGAAGAGCTACTGCATGCCAACACCACCATCCCGCCGCCGCATCAATATTTAGGTTTTTATCACTGGCTTAAAGATAGCTTTAAAGCCGATGTGCTGGTGCATCTGGGCCGACACTCCACTTACGAGTTTTTACCAGGCAAAGCCGTGGGGTTATCTGCAGAGGATTACTCGCGAATTATTGCGGGCGACTTACCCGGACTGTACCCCTATATTGTGGATGGCGTAGGTGAAGGTACACAGGCCAAACGGCGCGCACTGGCGGTGATGATAGACCACTTAACCCCGCCACTGACCGCCACCACGCTGTACGACCGCCTGCTCACCCTGCGTCAGGTAGTGGAGAGCTACGAGTCTTCCAGCTCGGACACCATGCGGATTGCATCTGCCAAAGAAATACGTCGCCTGGTAGAAACACTGGAACTGCGCGCCGAGCTGGAGTCCAGCATGGCAGATGTACTAAAAGTGCGCGGCATCAATTTTGAGCAGGCAGACGACGATTTATTAGCGCATGAGGTCGGACACTACCTGACCAAACTTCAAGAGAAATTCATGCCGCACGGCTTACATGTGTTTGGTCGCCCGTGGTCTGATGCCTCATTGCAACTAATGCTGGATTCGATGGCACCCAATAAGACTGACAATATTAGCGCTCAGATACGCGACAATTTAATCGACTCGCCCAAACTGGAAATGCAAGCGCTGCTGCATGGCTTAGAGGGCGGCTTTATTGAGCCGGGTAAGGGCAATGATCCGCTACGCTCACCTGAAGCGCTGCCGACAGGGCGTAACTTCCATGCGCTGGATGGTGACGTGTTACCGACGCCGCTTGGCTTTCAGCTAGGCTACAACATGGCGGACAACGTGCGTAACCGTGACGATATTACTAAAAGTGAAGGCGTTATTTTATGGGCATCGGATGCCGTACGCGATGAAGGCGTGATGGTGAGCTTTATTTTATCGCTAATGGGCATTACGCCAGAGTGGAACTCACGCGGCATTGTGCAAAAAATGCAGCTAGTACAATCGCCAGAATCAGATACCAAGCGCTATGACGTTATCGTCACCACTTCCGGCCTGTTCCGCGACCTTTACCCTAACCTGATGCAATGGATTGATATTGGCGGCAGAATGGCATTGGCCGCATCGGCAAAAAGCATATTGCAAACCAACCCAGACTTAGCGAGCGCGCTAGATTCAGCCTTAAAACCACTCGCAAACAGTCCCCGTGGCAATGAATCCATGGCGAGCAACGGCGTGGCCATGCATTGGGTAAAACGTACGCAAGCACTGTTAGCGCAAGGCATGCCAGCAGAGCAAGCTGGACGTGAGGCAGCCTGGCGTATCTTTGGTGATGCACCAGGCGCCTATGGTGCCGGTGTGAACAGCTTAGCCGAACGCTCAGGCGCATGGCAAAGCCGCAACGAAGTTGGCCGCGCCTATTTGCAACGCATGGGGCATGCCTACGGTGTAGATGCACAGGGTGAACCTGCACACGAAGCGTTTGATACCTCATTACACAATATTGGCACCACCTACCACGGCCGCGCATCTAATTTATACGGCCTCATGGATAACAACGATGCTTTTGACTACCTGGGCGGTTTATCCCTAGCGATTGAAACCATCACTGGCAACAAGCCACAGGCACGTATCCTAAACCATGCAGACCACAAGGGCTTCACGGATGAGCCGCTGGAAACGGCATTGCTGATGGAACTGCGCGGGCGTTATTTAAACCCATCGTGGATTAAGCCACTTATGGGCCACGGCTATGCTGGCGCACGCACCATGAATCAGGCATTTATGGAAAACTTATGGGGCTGGCAAGTGACGCGCCCGGATATTATTAAAGACTGGGCGTGGAACGAAGTGAAACGCGTGTATATTGATGACGACTTAAAACTAGGCCTGAATCAATTTTTAGAGCAAGGACACAACGCCCAAGTTAAAGCCAGCATGGTCGCACTAATGCTAGTGGCGGCACAAAAAGGTTTCTGGAAGCCAGATACGGCTAGTGCGCAGCAACTCTCACAAACGCTGGCCAAGTTAGTCATCAAAAATGGCTTACCCGGTAGCGGCCATACTGCCCCTAACCACCCGATGTGGGCATGGATGAGCCAACACCTAAATGCAGAAGACAAAGCTGGACTGGCGCGGGTACTGGCCAAGGCGCGTGGTTACGACAAGCCGCAATCCGTTAGCGAAGCTTTACAAAGCCCAACACAAACCGCACAGCATGATGCCCCTCAAGTAGCCCCTAACAAGGCTAGCAAACAGATGGCTGCGAAGCAGTCACCAACCAGCGCGGCCAAAGCCAAGCCAGAAAAGCCTATCAACAAAGCAGTCCGCGCTTATGAGCTGACCGTAGAGACGGTCAAAGACAATCTCATCTGGATACTGTTACTGTTGCCTATTTTTGCGCTAGGGCTTTGGTTTGGCACCCGCAAGCCTACTACATAA
- a CDS encoding cobyrinate a,c-diamide synthase gives MTTCSAVLISAPASGQGKTFITAALARAWRNQGLRVQAFKCGPDFLDPMILEVATGRPVYNLDFTMCGESDAEAQLYRAAQDADLIIVEGVMGLYDGSPSSADIAVRFNLPVLLTIDASGMAQTFGALANGLLSHYPKLKSAGVVANKTGSVGHGKLLHDSLPPHINWFGALQKNAALSLPERHLGLFRAGEISDLEQKIEDAASALAQDLSRPPTVTFSVPSTLPPPKLLAGKTIAIARDEAFCFIYQANLDCLQDMGASLRFFSPLDDHILPEADAYWLPGGYPELHLNKISTNLAMKNALQAAFDANKPILAECGGMMALSTCLNDEPCFDLLSGVSKIEDRLQGLGSLKVTLLNDELGAHTFHYGSFTTELTPIATAKTRFGKVENIYQHGSIIASFLHFYFASNPNLAAQLFTVR, from the coding sequence ATGACTACCTGCAGCGCTGTACTCATTTCAGCCCCAGCATCTGGGCAAGGAAAAACCTTTATTACAGCGGCGCTGGCACGTGCATGGCGCAATCAGGGTTTACGCGTTCAAGCATTTAAATGCGGCCCTGACTTCTTAGACCCGATGATTTTAGAAGTTGCCACGGGGCGCCCTGTATACAACCTAGATTTTACGATGTGTGGCGAAAGCGATGCGGAAGCGCAACTCTATCGCGCGGCACAAGATGCTGATTTGATTATCGTCGAGGGCGTGATGGGTCTGTATGACGGCTCCCCCTCAAGCGCAGATATTGCAGTTCGATTTAACTTACCTGTATTACTGACAATAGATGCCAGTGGCATGGCACAAACGTTTGGTGCGCTAGCCAACGGTTTGCTATCACACTACCCTAAGCTAAAATCGGCAGGCGTCGTTGCGAATAAAACTGGGAGCGTGGGGCATGGAAAATTGCTGCACGACTCACTACCACCACACATCAACTGGTTTGGCGCATTACAAAAAAACGCAGCATTGAGCTTACCGGAGCGGCATCTTGGCTTATTCCGTGCAGGCGAAATCAGTGACCTGGAGCAGAAAATTGAGGATGCAGCCAGTGCACTTGCACAAGATTTATCGCGCCCGCCTACAGTCACATTTAGTGTGCCAAGCACACTACCGCCACCTAAACTCCTTGCTGGCAAAACAATCGCCATCGCAAGGGATGAAGCATTCTGCTTTATTTATCAGGCCAACTTAGACTGTTTGCAAGACATGGGAGCATCGCTGCGGTTTTTCTCGCCATTAGATGACCACATATTGCCAGAAGCCGACGCCTACTGGCTGCCCGGCGGCTACCCTGAGCTGCACCTAAACAAAATCAGCACCAATTTAGCCATGAAAAATGCCCTACAGGCAGCCTTTGATGCGAACAAACCGATACTGGCCGAATGCGGCGGCATGATGGCATTATCTACCTGCTTAAATGATGAACCTTGCTTTGACTTGCTATCAGGTGTGAGCAAAATAGAAGACCGCCTACAGGGGCTAGGTTCACTAAAAGTCACATTACTGAATGATGAGCTGGGCGCACATACTTTTCACTACGGTAGTTTTACAACAGAACTAACGCCTATCGCCACCGCTAAGACCCGCTTTGGTAAAGTTGAGAATATTTACCAGCATGGTTCGATTATCGCGAGCTTTTTGCATTTTTACTTTGCCTCTAACCCCAATTTAGCCGCACAGCTTTTTACAGTAAGGTAA
- the cobO gene encoding cob(I)yrinic acid a,c-diamide adenosyltransferase, protein MSSDDKNTRHTSRMVRKKAVIDAAIEQANQEKGLLLVLTGNGKGKSSSAFGMMARALGYGMKVGVAQFIKGRSDTGEEAFFRGQANVEWHVLGEGFTWNTQDRERDTKTAQAGWAIAQRMLRDPDIKLVILDELTYTMKYGYLDLPQILADIAARPAMQHVVVTGRGAPAALTEMADTVSEIMDIKHAWRAGIKAQPGIDL, encoded by the coding sequence ATGTCATCTGATGATAAAAACACGCGCCATACCTCACGTATGGTGCGTAAAAAAGCAGTGATTGATGCTGCGATTGAACAAGCAAACCAAGAAAAAGGCTTGTTATTAGTACTCACAGGCAATGGTAAAGGCAAAAGTTCATCTGCGTTTGGCATGATGGCGCGCGCTTTGGGGTACGGCATGAAAGTGGGCGTAGCGCAGTTTATCAAAGGACGCAGTGATACTGGTGAAGAAGCCTTTTTTCGTGGCCAGGCCAACGTAGAGTGGCATGTACTGGGTGAAGGCTTCACCTGGAATACACAAGATAGAGAACGCGATACAAAAACTGCACAAGCAGGATGGGCCATTGCGCAACGCATGTTGCGCGACCCTGACATTAAACTGGTGATTCTGGATGAACTCACCTACACCATGAAATATGGGTATCTTGATCTGCCCCAAATATTAGCAGATATTGCAGCGCGACCTGCGATGCAACATGTGGTGGTGACTGGCAGAGGCGCTCCAGCAGCGCTCACCGAGATGGCGGATACCGTCAGCGAGATTATGGACATTAAACATGCATGGCGTGCTGGCATCAAGGCCCAGCCAGGCATAGACCTTTAA
- a CDS encoding TonB-dependent receptor domain-containing protein, giving the protein MNKKVIAGLISLAFYHTTSATESINLDEVVVTASRTSQARENVIGDVTVIERQEIERMGAGSVTDVLRMQPGVQINANGGAGTSSSVYLRGTNDQHVVVLVDGLRINSATSGTTAYENIPLAQIERIEILRGPASSLYGADAIGGVIQIFTRKNSSEKPLINAAVGLGYFNTKTAEFGINGGFKALKYGVNISSMDTDSFSAKRIRTGEDDDNDGYHNLSTSGFLELELKEGHSWGLQYFESKGRNHYDSGYNNYGNQTLQSYAFTSKNQFTDAWHSTFKLGMGIDDSDSHARPVTNIALSSYNPSGVTNYRTEQKQLTWQNDLKLPVGMLTLLYDRLEQDVDSDPGPKVKFKKERNNDGFMAGYLLNYNKHSLQLSVREDHNTQFGNYTTGGAGYGFRITPEWRVTASYGKAFKAPTFNQLYYPRITGFSGNPNLDPEKSRNREASVRYEVRQFSAGMTAFYNDIENLIVNGDPVKNVNQVNIQGVTFDGNWHITDNLTLAGNFTTQSPRIEKSANISENDQLLDRRGNRYGALSLLHTWGNLQWGSEVIGASTRYNNSTNTKPMRGYMLVNLSANYKLSPEWKLEARANNVFDKNYILSYTGNTATSVPYNTAGSNLFVGLRYNMQ; this is encoded by the coding sequence ATGAACAAGAAAGTCATCGCAGGGCTGATCAGCCTTGCGTTTTATCACACCACATCTGCTACAGAAAGCATCAACTTAGACGAAGTTGTTGTCACAGCATCCAGAACATCACAAGCCCGTGAAAACGTCATCGGCGACGTCACAGTGATTGAGCGCCAAGAAATTGAACGCATGGGGGCAGGCTCTGTGACTGATGTTTTGCGTATGCAGCCAGGTGTGCAAATTAACGCTAACGGTGGCGCAGGCACCTCTAGCAGTGTTTACCTACGAGGCACAAACGATCAACACGTCGTGGTATTAGTGGATGGCTTACGTATCAACTCCGCGACATCAGGCACGACTGCCTATGAAAATATTCCATTGGCTCAAATTGAGAGAATAGAAATTTTGCGCGGCCCCGCTTCAAGTCTTTATGGCGCAGATGCGATTGGTGGCGTGATTCAGATATTTACCCGCAAAAACTCATCTGAAAAGCCATTGATCAATGCCGCAGTTGGGTTAGGTTACTTCAACACAAAAACAGCAGAGTTTGGCATCAATGGTGGCTTCAAAGCACTTAAATATGGTGTCAATATCAGCAGCATGGATACGGATAGCTTTTCTGCCAAACGTATTCGTACAGGTGAGGATGATGATAATGACGGTTATCACAATTTAAGCACCTCTGGCTTTTTAGAGCTTGAATTAAAAGAAGGCCACTCTTGGGGACTGCAGTATTTTGAAAGTAAGGGCCGTAATCATTACGATAGCGGTTATAACAACTATGGTAACCAGACGCTGCAAAGCTATGCGTTTACCAGCAAAAATCAATTTACCGATGCATGGCATAGCACGTTCAAATTAGGGATGGGTATCGATGATTCAGACAGCCATGCACGCCCAGTGACTAACATAGCACTTTCTTCCTACAACCCTAGTGGTGTTACAAACTATCGCACTGAACAAAAGCAACTGACCTGGCAGAATGATTTGAAATTACCAGTAGGGATGTTAACCCTGCTGTATGACCGTTTGGAACAGGATGTTGATAGCGATCCGGGACCTAAAGTAAAGTTTAAAAAAGAACGCAACAATGATGGTTTTATGGCTGGCTATTTACTTAATTACAACAAGCACTCATTGCAATTATCAGTACGTGAAGACCACAATACTCAGTTTGGCAATTACACTACGGGTGGTGCCGGCTACGGCTTTCGCATTACGCCTGAATGGCGCGTAACAGCAAGTTATGGCAAAGCATTTAAAGCGCCAACGTTTAACCAACTGTATTACCCAAGAATTACAGGCTTCTCTGGGAACCCAAATTTAGACCCAGAGAAATCACGCAATCGCGAAGCTTCTGTTCGCTATGAGGTTCGTCAATTTTCGGCTGGCATGACAGCTTTTTATAATGACATTGAAAACTTAATCGTCAATGGCGACCCTGTGAAGAATGTGAATCAGGTAAACATACAGGGCGTTACTTTTGACGGAAATTGGCACATCACCGACAACCTAACACTGGCTGGTAACTTTACAACGCAATCACCAAGAATTGAAAAGTCAGCAAATATCAGTGAAAACGATCAGTTATTAGATAGGCGCGGTAATCGCTATGGCGCACTCAGCTTACTACACACATGGGGAAATTTACAGTGGGGCTCTGAAGTTATCGGAGCATCAACACGCTACAACAACTCCACCAACACAAAACCAATGAGAGGTTATATGTTGGTTAACTTAAGTGCCAACTATAAGCTCTCACCTGAATGGAAGCTGGAAGCGCGTGCAAATAACGTGTTCGATAAAAACTATATTCTTTCTTACACTGGCAACACAGCAACTTCTGTGCCTTACAACACAGCAGGCAGCAACTTGTTTGTAGGTTTGCGCTATAACATGCAGTAG
- a CDS encoding cell division protein ZapA, translated as MSEIKGVDVNIMGRDFTVSCTDEERPGLLNAVNYLDKKMRDIRDSGKVIGVERIAIMTALNLSYELLNSKSGDVNIGDIKRRILMMQDQIDQACEK; from the coding sequence ATGAGTGAAATTAAAGGCGTTGATGTCAATATCATGGGGCGTGACTTTACTGTGTCGTGCACGGATGAAGAGCGCCCTGGTTTACTGAATGCCGTTAATTATTTAGATAAGAAAATGCGTGATATCCGAGACAGTGGTAAGGTCATCGGGGTTGAACGTATTGCCATTATGACAGCGCTTAATTTGTCATACGAGCTGTTAAATAGTAAAAGCGGTGATGTGAATATTGGAGATATCAAGCGTAGAATCTTAATGATGCAAGATCAAATTGATCAAGCTTGTGAGAAGTAA
- a CDS encoding DUF2237 family protein, whose amino-acid sequence MTKPQQKNVIGTALQTCSLDPITGFTRSGCCETGAEDLGSHTVCAQMTEEFLAFSISRGNDLSTPRPEYGFAGLTAGDRWCLCASRWLEASEAGFAPPVILEACHEKCLEIVSLADLKYHALR is encoded by the coding sequence ATGACAAAACCACAACAAAAAAACGTAATTGGTACCGCATTACAAACTTGTAGCTTAGATCCAATCACAGGTTTTACTCGCTCAGGCTGCTGCGAAACTGGCGCTGAAGACCTTGGCAGCCACACAGTGTGTGCACAAATGACTGAAGAGTTCTTAGCATTTTCAATATCAAGAGGAAATGATTTAAGCACACCACGCCCTGAATATGGCTTTGCAGGCCTAACGGCTGGAGATCGCTGGTGTTTATGTGCAAGCCGTTGGCTAGAAGCATCAGAGGCTGGATTTGCACCGCCGGTGATTTTAGAGGCTTGCCATGAAAAGTGCTTGGAGATTGTTAGTCTGGCTGATTTGAAATATCACGCATTAAGATAA
- a CDS encoding EVE domain-containing protein → MRYWLMKSEPSDVSIDDLAGFENQTVDWYGVRNYQARNFMRDQMQVGDGVLFYHSNCDEPGIAGIAEVATLAYPDRLQFIEGHKYFDPKATPESPRWFNVDVKLVRKTRLLSLKEMRDTPALENLRILQRGNRLSITPVDPRDWAFIIEKLT, encoded by the coding sequence ATGCGATATTGGTTAATGAAGTCTGAGCCATCTGATGTTTCAATTGACGATCTAGCTGGCTTTGAAAATCAAACAGTCGATTGGTATGGTGTGCGTAATTATCAGGCGCGCAATTTTATGCGTGATCAGATGCAGGTTGGCGATGGCGTACTGTTCTATCATTCCAATTGTGATGAACCTGGTATCGCTGGAATTGCTGAAGTTGCTACCCTTGCCTATCCTGATCGCTTGCAGTTTATAGAAGGGCATAAATACTTTGACCCTAAAGCCACGCCAGAAAGCCCGCGCTGGTTTAATGTGGATGTGAAGTTAGTGCGTAAGACGCGCTTGTTAAGTTTGAAAGAGATGCGAGATACGCCAGCGCTAGAAAATTTGCGTATCTTACAGCGTGGTAATCGTTTATCAATTACTCCTGTAGACCCAAGAGACTGGGCTTTTATTATCGAAAAGCTGACATAA